In a genomic window of Hyalangium gracile:
- a CDS encoding twin-arginine translocase TatA/TatE family subunit — protein sequence MGGLRMPELLIIFAVLLLLFGGTKLPQLGASLGSAIKNFKRGFSSDNDPPPEEKKPQNGTLASATTVDQSAQAKSATPQS from the coding sequence ATGGGCGGTCTCAGGATGCCAGAGCTGTTGATCATCTTCGCGGTGCTGCTGCTGCTGTTCGGCGGCACGAAGCTGCCGCAGCTGGGCGCTTCGCTGGGCAGCGCGATCAAGAACTTCAAGCGCGGCTTCAGCAGCGACAACGATCCGCCTCCCGAGGAGAAGAAGCCCCAGAATGGGACGCTCGCCAGCGCCACCACGGTGGACCAGAGCGCTCAGGCCAAGTCGGCCACCCCGCAGAGCTGA
- a CDS encoding response regulator translates to MILVVDDDPDILEALSEILEAEGFEIRRARNGKEALERLEPDPPQLILLDLMMPVMDGWEFAQRMRQKPPAISSIPLIVLSADRNVGSKALDIGAVGHLAKPFELNDLLEMVRRALKGSPSTPQATKEPPRA, encoded by the coding sequence GTGATCCTGGTCGTCGACGATGATCCGGACATCCTGGAGGCCCTCTCGGAGATTCTGGAAGCCGAGGGCTTCGAGATCCGCCGCGCTCGCAACGGGAAGGAGGCGCTGGAGCGGCTCGAGCCGGATCCTCCGCAGCTCATCCTCCTGGACCTGATGATGCCGGTGATGGATGGCTGGGAGTTCGCCCAGCGCATGCGCCAGAAGCCGCCCGCCATCTCCAGCATCCCGCTCATCGTCCTGAGCGCGGACCGCAACGTGGGCAGCAAGGCGCTGGACATCGGCGCGGTGGGCCACCTGGCCAAGCCCTTCGAGCTCAATGATCTGCTCGAGATGGTGCGCCGCGCGCTCAAGGGCTCGCCGTCCACGCCCCAGGCCACGAAGGAACCGCCACGGGCTTGA
- a CDS encoding FAD-binding oxidoreductase produces MSMPSEKTFPRVELERLERAWTALLEVLSPAQVRRDDDTRAQYSRDESDSGVYPPDIVVFPESAAQVSAVFKTCQALGVPFTPCGARSGKSGGSLPLRGGVSVSLERMNRIRSVSVEDLTAVVEPGVLTGDLMKAVEEAGLFYPPDPNSWEFCTMGGNVAENAGGPRALKYGVTRDYVVGLEWVLPSGDIVQVGRRTIKGVAGYDLVGLFVGSEGTLGVATEITLQLIPKPRHVMTALVIFDSVLTAARAVTAVLAAGILPRTLELIDDVALKAVDGRGFHFPPGAGSAVILEVDGNVEEGLLAELAQAGELCERLGATQTLVAQNEEQREKLWAARRSVSRALRALKPHKISEDIAVPRSRIPEIIEKLKAMGAELGLMVATYGHAGDGNLHANILYEGPHQRPLVETAIRRMLEMTVQLGGTITGEHGVGHAKREYLALEQPPAVLELQRRLKAFFDPSGLLNPEKMFPDPKRF; encoded by the coding sequence ATGAGCATGCCCTCCGAGAAGACCTTCCCGCGCGTGGAGCTCGAGCGGCTCGAGCGAGCGTGGACGGCGCTCCTCGAGGTGCTCTCCCCCGCGCAGGTGCGCCGCGACGACGACACCCGCGCGCAATACTCCCGCGACGAGTCCGACAGCGGCGTCTACCCGCCGGACATCGTCGTCTTCCCCGAGAGCGCGGCGCAGGTCTCGGCGGTCTTCAAGACGTGCCAGGCGCTGGGCGTGCCCTTCACCCCTTGCGGCGCGCGCAGCGGCAAGAGCGGAGGCTCGCTGCCCCTGCGAGGCGGCGTGTCGGTGAGCCTGGAGCGCATGAACCGCATCCGCTCCGTCTCCGTGGAGGATCTCACCGCCGTGGTGGAGCCCGGTGTCCTCACGGGCGACCTCATGAAGGCGGTGGAGGAGGCAGGGCTCTTCTACCCGCCCGATCCGAACTCGTGGGAGTTCTGCACGATGGGCGGCAACGTCGCGGAGAACGCGGGCGGCCCCCGAGCGCTCAAGTACGGCGTCACGCGCGACTACGTCGTCGGCCTGGAGTGGGTGCTCCCCAGCGGCGACATTGTCCAGGTGGGCCGGCGCACCATCAAGGGCGTGGCCGGCTACGATCTCGTGGGCCTCTTCGTGGGCTCCGAGGGCACGCTCGGCGTGGCCACCGAGATCACCCTCCAGCTCATCCCCAAGCCCCGGCACGTGATGACGGCGCTCGTCATCTTCGACTCGGTGCTCACCGCGGCGCGTGCCGTGACGGCGGTGCTCGCCGCGGGCATCCTGCCGCGCACGCTGGAGCTCATCGACGACGTGGCCCTGAAGGCCGTGGACGGCCGGGGCTTCCACTTCCCGCCGGGCGCCGGCTCCGCCGTCATCCTCGAGGTGGACGGCAACGTGGAGGAGGGCCTGCTGGCCGAGCTGGCCCAGGCCGGAGAGCTCTGCGAGCGCCTGGGCGCCACGCAGACGCTCGTGGCCCAGAACGAGGAGCAGCGCGAGAAGCTCTGGGCTGCCCGACGGAGCGTGTCCAGGGCCCTGCGCGCGCTCAAGCCTCACAAGATCTCGGAGGACATCGCGGTTCCGCGCTCCCGTATTCCCGAAATCATCGAGAAACTCAAAGCCATGGGTGCCGAGCTCGGCCTCATGGTCGCCACCTACGGGCACGCTGGAGATGGCAATCTTCACGCCAACATCCTCTACGAGGGGCCCCACCAGCGCCCACTCGTAGAGACGGCTATCCGACGCATGCTCGAAATGACGGTGCAGCTAGGTGGCACGATCACCGGCGAGCATGGGGTAGGACACGCCAAGCGGGAGTACCTGGCCCTGGAACAGCCCCCGGCCGTGCTCGAGCTCCAGCGTCGGCTCAAGGCCTTCTTCGACCCATCAGGCCTGCTCAATCCCGAGAAAATGTTTCCCGATCCCAAGCGTTTCTAG
- a CDS encoding sensor histidine kinase, producing MEAPGLVLLPRQGPPRLLSPWLLEHLGLEAFPPFIESAGDLLELAGFRPRAGTDDVWERGGTALRVGEVPLEDGARLLWTWTLSEQTEESTKHRVRYLGLASHDLRGALANIRSYAAMLLSGRIPLEPKAQRGLETILRNADRALSFSQDFFDSSRAELGSLSFERERQPLEPLLAASVERHQTAAKTAGVAVVLDGHAPLPLVDIDGGRIQHAVEAFVLHQLSRAQPDEYIHVRAVPEATGIRIEVRREGLPLSEEDSALVFQHEERAFREKKLEDPLRLHLARQEVEVHGGSVGVETDATGTTLFLTLPGGVSRELAPPAAAQP from the coding sequence ATGGAAGCTCCCGGGCTCGTCCTGCTGCCAAGGCAGGGGCCCCCTCGCCTGCTCAGCCCCTGGCTGCTCGAGCACCTGGGGCTCGAGGCGTTCCCGCCCTTCATCGAGTCGGCGGGGGATCTGCTGGAGCTGGCCGGGTTCCGTCCCCGGGCCGGCACGGATGACGTCTGGGAGCGCGGCGGCACGGCCCTGCGCGTGGGCGAGGTGCCCCTGGAGGATGGCGCGCGGCTGCTGTGGACCTGGACACTGAGTGAGCAGACCGAGGAGTCCACGAAGCACCGGGTGCGCTACCTGGGCCTGGCCTCGCATGATCTGCGGGGCGCGCTGGCCAACATCCGCTCGTATGCCGCCATGCTCCTCAGCGGCCGCATTCCGCTGGAGCCCAAGGCGCAGCGCGGGCTGGAGACCATCCTGCGCAACGCGGACAGGGCGCTCTCCTTCTCGCAGGACTTCTTCGACTCCAGCCGCGCGGAGCTTGGCTCGCTGTCCTTCGAGCGGGAGCGGCAGCCGCTCGAGCCCCTGCTCGCCGCTTCGGTGGAGCGCCACCAGACGGCGGCGAAGACGGCGGGGGTGGCGGTGGTGCTGGACGGACACGCGCCCCTGCCGCTGGTGGACATCGACGGGGGCCGCATCCAGCACGCGGTGGAGGCGTTCGTGCTGCACCAGCTGAGCCGCGCCCAGCCCGACGAGTACATCCATGTGCGCGCCGTGCCGGAGGCCACGGGGATCCGCATCGAGGTGCGGCGCGAGGGCCTGCCCCTGTCCGAGGAGGACTCCGCGCTGGTGTTCCAGCACGAGGAGCGCGCCTTCCGGGAGAAGAAGCTGGAGGACCCGCTGCGCCTGCACCTGGCCCGCCAGGAGGTGGAGGTGCACGGGGGAAGTGTCGGAGTGGAGACGGATGCGACGGGGACCACCCTCTTCCTGACGCTCCCGGGCGGGGTTTCCCGGGAACTTGCCCCTCCAGCAGCCGCCCAGCCCTGA
- a CDS encoding sigma-70 family RNA polymerase sigma factor, with protein sequence MANTTKYAAEGLSHYLRHLGGHQQLTREQEYELARRARKGEESARQTLATSNLAFVVAVAKKFANRGARLDDLIQEGNVGLMKAIEHFDPKKNVRFATYAVWWIRAYITRYLKDNRSQVRGGESERGSMVDFSLDASIDEEGETTFLDRLEDAGPSPQDVFLSREQNVEVQEALAKVRKRIGDLGWDILQERLTQDKPLTLEELGQRWGVSRERVRQVELKTKSFLERYLSAFNQDEENEDAENLAADAA encoded by the coding sequence ATGGCCAACACGACAAAGTATGCGGCAGAGGGCCTGTCGCACTATCTGCGTCACCTCGGTGGGCACCAGCAGCTCACCCGTGAGCAGGAATACGAACTGGCGAGAAGGGCGCGCAAAGGTGAGGAGTCGGCTCGGCAGACCCTGGCGACCTCCAACCTGGCGTTCGTGGTCGCCGTCGCCAAGAAGTTCGCCAACCGAGGCGCCCGGCTGGATGACCTCATCCAGGAGGGCAATGTCGGTCTGATGAAGGCGATCGAGCACTTCGATCCCAAGAAGAACGTGCGCTTCGCCACCTACGCGGTGTGGTGGATTCGCGCCTACATCACCCGCTACCTGAAGGACAACCGCAGCCAGGTACGCGGAGGTGAGTCCGAGCGCGGCAGCATGGTGGACTTCTCCCTGGACGCCTCGATCGACGAGGAGGGAGAGACGACGTTCCTGGACCGGCTGGAGGACGCCGGCCCGTCGCCGCAGGACGTGTTCCTGTCGCGCGAGCAGAACGTGGAGGTGCAGGAGGCCCTGGCCAAGGTGCGCAAGCGCATTGGCGATCTGGGGTGGGACATCCTCCAGGAGCGGCTCACCCAGGACAAGCCGCTGACGCTGGAGGAGCTGGGTCAGCGCTGGGGCGTGTCGCGTGAGCGCGTGCGCCAGGTGGAGCTGAAGACGAAGAGCTTCCTCGAGCGCTACCTCTCCGCCTTCAACCAGGACGAGGAGAACGAGGACGCCGAGAATCTGGCCGCCGACGCGGCCTGA
- a CDS encoding tetratricopeptide repeat protein: protein MRLIFLALSLLVAVPAHAAAPELLASLDALLVKRGEPAALKELEESLKKELQAAPEDYELLWRSARLLVWQADGAGEKLKKVLGKQAWDACEKGVKLAPQRVECQYYAAAGIGVYSQAVGIMRALKDGLEGKFNERLDAAIQIDPGFESGGPWLAKGRYHYELPWPKRDLAESAKLYEKVIAKYPGNLRAYYYLAETLLADDKAQKAQEAIQKVKQGSIAYDPPEGRRVQEWAKSVEAKIAKELE, encoded by the coding sequence ATGCGCTTGATTTTCCTTGCCCTTTCCCTGCTCGTGGCCGTCCCGGCCCACGCGGCGGCTCCCGAGCTGCTGGCCAGCCTGGACGCGCTGCTCGTGAAGCGGGGGGAGCCGGCCGCCCTCAAGGAGCTGGAGGAGTCGCTCAAGAAGGAGCTGCAGGCGGCTCCCGAGGACTACGAGCTGCTGTGGCGCTCGGCGCGCCTGCTGGTGTGGCAGGCGGATGGGGCGGGCGAGAAGCTGAAGAAGGTGCTCGGCAAGCAGGCGTGGGACGCCTGCGAGAAGGGCGTGAAGCTGGCCCCCCAGCGTGTGGAGTGCCAGTACTACGCGGCCGCGGGCATCGGCGTGTACTCGCAGGCGGTGGGCATCATGCGGGCGCTCAAGGACGGCCTGGAGGGCAAGTTCAACGAGCGGCTCGACGCGGCCATCCAGATCGATCCCGGCTTCGAGAGCGGCGGGCCCTGGCTGGCGAAGGGTCGCTACCACTACGAGCTGCCCTGGCCGAAGCGGGACCTGGCTGAGTCCGCGAAGTTGTACGAGAAGGTGATCGCGAAGTATCCGGGCAACCTGCGCGCCTATTATTACCTGGCCGAGACGCTGCTGGCGGACGACAAGGCGCAGAAGGCCCAGGAGGCGATCCAGAAGGTGAAGCAGGGCAGTATTGCGTACGACCCGCCGGAGGGCCGGCGGGTTCAAGAGTGGGCCAAGTCGGTGGAAGCGAAGATCGCGAAGGAGCTGGAATGA
- a CDS encoding Rieske (2Fe-2S) protein codes for MERQPSQQYIPVARLAELDSRGRTVVQVEGARVAIVRVEGELFAFQDACPHREGSLSEGDLEGYVMHCPLHAWPFDVRTGLCPIIRGARIRTYPLRVVGEEIQVAPFSGSVSPP; via the coding sequence GTGGAGAGACAACCTTCGCAGCAATACATTCCGGTGGCCCGGCTCGCGGAGCTCGACTCGCGGGGCCGGACCGTGGTGCAGGTGGAGGGGGCTCGGGTGGCCATCGTCCGTGTGGAGGGCGAGCTGTTCGCCTTCCAGGATGCCTGCCCCCACCGGGAGGGCTCGCTCTCCGAGGGAGACCTCGAGGGGTACGTGATGCACTGCCCCCTGCACGCCTGGCCCTTCGATGTGCGGACGGGCCTGTGTCCGATCATCCGAGGCGCCCGGATCCGCACCTATCCGCTGCGCGTGGTGGGTGAGGAGATTCAGGTCGCGCCGTTCTCGGGTAGCGTGTCGCCCCCCTGA
- a CDS encoding AMP-dependent synthetase/ligase, whose amino-acid sequence MRAESHMPMSAPATGAAAKNLVELLIQRAQESSKVSVTHKKDGKWQDTSWGEVLQQVKTLSEGLLAHGVKPGDRVAIFAGTSLQWLVCDLAVSAAQAVTVPIYSSNTPDECKYILNHSEATLLFVDSDEKDAKQAGRLSRIRQRLADCPTVKSVVVFEGDVSGDREMKLSELMAKGQEALKARPGAFEERAQAVKQDDVWGFVYTSGTTGDPKGVILTHGNWAYHAEAARKIGLMEPNDSVMLFLPLAHVFAQVVKAAWLGMAYRLVIAESVDKLLANLAETRPSVLPAVPRVFEKVYNNVVANGSAAPGLKGKLFRWAFSLFDEYAEARMQGREYSSLGFSLAKALVFNKVRATLDEKLGGNMRLFVSGGAPLSRKIAYFFDLLGFKVLEGYGLTETSAPCNCNRPEKIKIGTVGPALPGTEIKIASDGEILVRGPCVMKGYYKNPTATAEVMEPDGWFHTGDIGELDADGCLRITDRKKDIIVTAGGKNVAPQNLENTLKTFPLISQAMVYGDQRPFLVVLITVAEDPARKLLKDKGIEPGAYADLGKRPEVRAAVQEIIAKVNEEQPPYSTLKKFEIMDSDFTQESGELTPTLKVKRKFCSQKYAATISKLYEGKSAD is encoded by the coding sequence ATGAGAGCGGAGAGTCATATGCCGATGTCAGCCCCTGCCACTGGGGCTGCGGCGAAGAACCTGGTCGAGCTGCTGATCCAGCGTGCCCAGGAGTCCTCGAAGGTTTCCGTCACCCACAAGAAGGACGGGAAGTGGCAGGACACCTCCTGGGGAGAGGTGCTCCAGCAGGTGAAGACGCTGTCGGAGGGCCTGCTGGCGCACGGCGTGAAGCCCGGCGACCGGGTGGCCATCTTCGCCGGCACCTCGCTGCAGTGGCTGGTGTGCGATCTGGCCGTCTCCGCCGCGCAGGCCGTCACCGTGCCCATCTACTCGTCCAACACTCCGGACGAGTGCAAGTACATCCTCAACCACTCGGAGGCCACGCTGCTCTTCGTGGACAGCGACGAGAAGGACGCCAAGCAGGCCGGGCGACTTTCGCGCATCCGCCAGCGGCTGGCGGACTGTCCCACGGTGAAGAGCGTCGTCGTCTTCGAGGGCGATGTCTCCGGCGACCGGGAGATGAAGCTCTCGGAGCTGATGGCCAAGGGCCAGGAGGCGCTGAAGGCGCGTCCGGGGGCCTTCGAGGAGCGCGCCCAGGCGGTGAAGCAGGATGACGTGTGGGGCTTCGTGTACACCTCGGGCACCACGGGCGATCCGAAGGGTGTGATCCTCACGCACGGCAACTGGGCCTACCACGCCGAGGCGGCGCGGAAGATCGGCCTGATGGAGCCGAATGACTCGGTGATGCTGTTCCTGCCGCTGGCGCACGTGTTCGCGCAGGTGGTGAAGGCGGCGTGGCTGGGCATGGCCTACCGGCTGGTGATCGCCGAGTCGGTGGACAAGCTGCTGGCCAACCTGGCCGAGACGCGGCCGTCGGTGCTGCCGGCGGTGCCGCGCGTCTTCGAGAAGGTCTACAACAACGTGGTGGCCAACGGCTCGGCGGCGCCGGGCCTGAAGGGCAAGCTGTTCCGCTGGGCCTTCTCGCTCTTCGACGAGTACGCCGAGGCGCGCATGCAGGGCCGCGAGTACAGCTCGCTGGGCTTCTCGCTGGCCAAGGCGCTGGTGTTCAACAAGGTGCGCGCCACGCTGGACGAGAAGCTGGGCGGCAACATGCGCCTGTTCGTCTCGGGCGGCGCGCCGCTGTCGCGCAAGATCGCCTACTTCTTCGATCTGCTCGGCTTCAAGGTGCTCGAGGGCTACGGCCTCACCGAGACGTCCGCGCCCTGCAACTGCAACCGGCCGGAGAAGATCAAGATCGGCACGGTGGGGCCGGCGCTGCCCGGCACCGAGATCAAGATCGCCTCGGACGGGGAGATCCTCGTGCGCGGCCCATGCGTGATGAAGGGCTACTACAAGAACCCCACCGCCACCGCCGAGGTGATGGAGCCGGACGGCTGGTTCCACACCGGCGACATCGGCGAGCTGGACGCGGATGGCTGCCTGCGCATCACCGACCGCAAGAAGGACATCATCGTCACCGCGGGCGGCAAGAACGTGGCGCCGCAGAACCTGGAGAACACGCTCAAGACGTTCCCGCTCATCAGTCAGGCCATGGTCTACGGCGACCAGCGCCCGTTCCTGGTGGTGCTCATCACCGTGGCGGAGGATCCGGCGCGCAAGCTGCTCAAGGACAAGGGCATCGAGCCGGGCGCCTACGCGGACCTGGGCAAGCGGCCGGAAGTCCGCGCCGCCGTGCAGGAGATCATCGCCAAGGTCAACGAGGAGCAGCCGCCCTACAGCACCCTCAAGAAGTTCGAGATCATGGACAGCGACTTCACCCAGGAGAGCGGTGAGCTGACGCCGACGCTCAAGGTGAAGCGGAAGTTCTGCAGCCAGAAGTACGCGGCCACCATCTCCAAGCTGTACGAGGGCAAGAGCGCCGACTGA
- a CDS encoding zinc-regulated TonB-dependent outer membrane receptor: MPSASRRTSGFIRIAPCLLWLCALPATAQQAPPAASPPPAASPPPADASPPAAEGTSTGEELSAEEMAEIEAALGKDKGDAAAATPTPAPATSGVQVSPGSVRVGTNNQWLDLSFIVDMALAAFTAEEPLQQGGHDPNTNGFNFQQLELSVRSVVDPYFRFDSNIVFAPAGVEIEEVYVTTLDLPANLQVRAGQFLTRFGRINPTHPHSWDFADQPFAIGRVFGAEGGAGLGLEVSWLTPLPWYVELVGSATDASGEATARSFLGGGGGRVVSPLDFAFTGAVKQFFELSDDLSLLWGLSSAAGPNATGYRNYTNVFGTDLYLKYRPTTVASNTVVSLQAELLYRRRQVPNDVLGDVNGYAQVLWRFTQRWATAARYEFGSPARGQDGALSNDPLDPDWLSNRHRLSANLTFWPTEFSRLRLQAATDRAGWRDGPDYSVFLTLEAVVGAHGAHTF; encoded by the coding sequence GTGCCATCCGCTTCACGCCGGACCTCCGGCTTCATCCGCATCGCTCCCTGTCTGCTCTGGCTGTGTGCCCTGCCCGCCACGGCCCAGCAGGCGCCTCCCGCCGCGAGTCCTCCTCCGGCTGCGTCCCCTCCTCCAGCCGACGCGAGCCCGCCCGCCGCCGAGGGCACCTCCACCGGCGAGGAGCTGAGCGCGGAGGAGATGGCCGAGATCGAGGCCGCCCTGGGCAAGGACAAGGGGGATGCCGCCGCCGCCACCCCGACGCCGGCCCCCGCGACCTCCGGCGTGCAGGTCTCGCCTGGCTCGGTCCGGGTGGGGACCAACAACCAGTGGCTCGACCTGAGCTTCATCGTGGACATGGCGCTGGCGGCCTTCACCGCCGAGGAGCCCCTGCAGCAGGGCGGGCATGACCCGAACACCAACGGGTTCAACTTCCAGCAGCTCGAGCTGAGCGTGCGCAGCGTGGTGGACCCCTACTTCCGCTTCGACAGCAACATCGTCTTCGCTCCGGCGGGCGTGGAGATCGAGGAGGTGTACGTCACCACGCTGGATCTGCCCGCCAACCTGCAGGTGCGCGCCGGCCAGTTCCTCACGCGCTTCGGCCGCATCAACCCCACGCACCCCCACTCGTGGGACTTCGCCGATCAGCCCTTCGCCATCGGGCGCGTCTTCGGCGCCGAGGGCGGCGCGGGCCTGGGCCTGGAAGTGTCCTGGCTCACGCCGCTGCCCTGGTACGTGGAGCTGGTGGGCTCGGCCACGGACGCCAGCGGCGAGGCCACCGCGCGCAGCTTCCTGGGCGGTGGTGGCGGCCGCGTCGTGTCGCCCCTGGACTTCGCGTTCACCGGAGCGGTGAAGCAGTTCTTCGAGCTCTCGGACGATCTGTCGCTGCTGTGGGGGCTGTCCTCCGCGGCGGGCCCCAACGCCACGGGCTATCGCAACTACACCAACGTCTTCGGCACGGACCTCTACCTCAAGTACCGGCCCACCACCGTGGCCAGCAACACCGTCGTCTCCCTGCAGGCGGAGCTGCTCTACCGCCGCCGGCAGGTTCCCAACGACGTGCTCGGCGACGTCAACGGCTACGCCCAGGTCCTCTGGCGCTTCACCCAGCGCTGGGCCACCGCCGCGCGCTACGAGTTCGGCTCGCCCGCGCGCGGCCAGGACGGCGCCCTCTCCAACGATCCACTCGATCCGGACTGGCTGTCCAACCGCCACCGCCTCTCCGCCAACCTCACCTTCTGGCCCACCGAGTTCTCCCGGCTGCGGCTGCAGGCGGCCACCGATCGCGCCGGCTGGCGGGACGGGCCGGACTACTCCGTCTTCCTCACCCTCGAAGCCGTCGTGGGCGCGCATGGCGCTCACACCTTCTGA
- a CDS encoding metal ABC transporter ATP-binding protein produces the protein MKADDPSKPAAPAPSSELLLSCEELAVGFGETPLLPPFNLQIRRGSFISVVGRNGSGKSTWFKTLLGMLPPVSGRVVKNKPLLKCSYMPQTVGIDSVLPMRPREMVLWGRLTGWNFLNPFASRQDRKLAEAALDTAGAREFANRPYRDLSEGQKQRSLLARVIASEADLVLLDEPTAAMDAVAEKETMKRLVWMARERNMAVVVVSHDLTLAAEHANTMVFLDRETPAVIAGDAKTVFCHPAFRHQYGDEYCTRATTGGHLGHVHG, from the coding sequence GTGAAGGCCGATGATCCCTCCAAGCCGGCCGCCCCGGCTCCGAGCTCCGAGCTGCTGCTGTCGTGCGAGGAGCTGGCGGTCGGCTTCGGAGAGACGCCCCTGCTGCCCCCGTTCAACCTGCAGATCCGGCGCGGCAGCTTCATCTCCGTGGTGGGCCGCAACGGCTCGGGCAAGAGCACCTGGTTCAAGACGCTGCTGGGCATGCTGCCGCCCGTCTCGGGCCGCGTCGTGAAGAACAAGCCTCTGCTGAAGTGCTCCTACATGCCGCAGACGGTGGGCATCGACTCCGTGCTGCCCATGCGCCCCCGGGAGATGGTCCTCTGGGGCCGGCTGACGGGCTGGAACTTCCTCAACCCCTTCGCCTCGCGGCAGGACCGCAAGCTCGCGGAGGCCGCGCTCGACACCGCCGGCGCGCGCGAGTTCGCCAACCGCCCCTACCGCGATCTGTCCGAGGGGCAGAAGCAGCGCTCACTGCTCGCCCGGGTGATCGCCAGCGAGGCGGACCTCGTCCTGCTGGACGAGCCCACCGCCGCCATGGACGCCGTGGCCGAGAAGGAGACCATGAAGCGCCTGGTCTGGATGGCGCGCGAGCGGAACATGGCCGTGGTGGTGGTCAGCCATGATCTCACCCTGGCCGCCGAGCACGCGAACACCATGGTCTTCCTGGATCGGGAGACTCCCGCCGTCATCGCCGGCGACGCGAAGACGGTCTTCTGCCACCCCGCCTTCCGTCACCAGTACGGTGACGAGTACTGCACTCGCGCCACCACGGGAGGCCACCTTGGACACGTCCATGGTTGA
- the folE gene encoding GTP cyclohydrolase I, with protein sequence MATAVRDFLLAAGLSLADENLAGTPERVAEAWAKEFLDGYARTPEQALGETFPGPEDSSGELVVVTNLRFRSMCPHHLLPFEGRAHVAYVPGKQVVGFGRLAALVDCYAHRLILQEELARQVAGSLARVLGSPATACIIEAKQACLRLRGDQQSDAITHAEAYEGRLRKDGALRRELWTRLGMPR encoded by the coding sequence ATGGCCACCGCGGTGAGGGACTTCCTGCTCGCCGCGGGCCTGTCGCTCGCGGACGAGAACCTCGCTGGAACGCCGGAGCGGGTGGCCGAGGCGTGGGCGAAGGAGTTCCTCGACGGCTACGCGCGCACGCCCGAGCAGGCGCTCGGGGAGACCTTTCCGGGCCCCGAGGACTCCTCGGGCGAGCTGGTGGTGGTGACGAACCTGCGCTTCCGCTCCATGTGTCCGCACCACCTGCTGCCCTTCGAGGGCCGGGCGCACGTGGCGTATGTCCCCGGCAAGCAGGTGGTGGGCTTCGGGCGGCTCGCCGCGCTGGTGGACTGCTATGCCCACCGCCTCATCCTCCAGGAGGAGCTCGCCCGGCAGGTGGCTGGCTCGCTCGCCCGGGTGCTGGGCAGCCCCGCCACCGCGTGCATCATCGAGGCGAAGCAGGCCTGCCTGCGCCTCCGAGGCGACCAGCAGTCGGACGCCATCACGCACGCGGAGGCCTACGAGGGGCGCCTGCGCAAGGATGGAGCCCTGCGCCGCGAGCTCTGGACGCGGCTGGGGATGCCGCGATGA
- a CDS encoding metal ABC transporter substrate-binding protein produces the protein MNSLRLSALCAALVCLLALPARADLNIVTTVPDLAALTKAVGGDKATVTALVLPSQDPHFVDARPSLALALNKADLLITVGLDLEIGWLPTLQLGARNPKILTGNPGFLDASQFVQLLEVPTVRVDRSQGDIHPGGNPHYLHDPRSAVAVARGIQAQMARLDPGNAALYKANLDKLIAEVDAARAGWEKRLSALRGMPVIAYHPTTAYLSSWLGFTTVAYLEPKPGIPPNPGHVARVLAQGRQQKARLIVQEEYYPDATSKLLAAKIPAGLATLPSGSNFREGETYVQRMERLVKSIEQALAPKGG, from the coding sequence ATGAACTCCTTGCGTCTCTCGGCCCTGTGCGCCGCCCTCGTCTGCCTCCTCGCCCTGCCCGCTCGCGCGGACCTCAACATCGTCACCACCGTGCCGGACCTGGCCGCCCTGACCAAGGCCGTGGGTGGCGACAAGGCCACGGTGACGGCGCTGGTCCTGCCCTCGCAGGATCCCCACTTCGTCGACGCCAGGCCCAGCCTCGCCCTGGCGCTCAACAAGGCCGACCTCCTCATCACCGTGGGCCTGGATCTGGAGATCGGTTGGCTGCCCACGCTCCAGCTCGGCGCGCGCAACCCGAAGATCCTCACGGGCAACCCGGGCTTCCTGGATGCCTCCCAGTTCGTGCAGCTGCTCGAGGTGCCCACCGTCCGCGTCGACCGCAGCCAGGGCGACATCCACCCAGGCGGCAACCCTCATTACCTCCATGATCCCCGCTCGGCCGTGGCGGTGGCGCGCGGCATCCAGGCGCAGATGGCGCGGCTCGATCCGGGGAACGCCGCCCTCTACAAGGCGAACCTGGACAAGTTGATCGCCGAGGTGGATGCGGCCCGGGCCGGCTGGGAGAAGCGCCTGAGCGCGCTGCGCGGCATGCCAGTCATCGCGTACCACCCCACGACGGCCTACCTGAGCTCCTGGCTGGGGTTCACCACCGTCGCGTACCTGGAGCCCAAGCCCGGCATCCCGCCCAATCCCGGCCACGTGGCCAGGGTGCTCGCCCAGGGCCGCCAGCAGAAGGCGCGGCTCATCGTCCAGGAGGAGTACTACCCGGATGCCACCTCCAAGCTCCTGGCCGCGAAGATCCCCGCCGGCCTCGCCACCCTCCCCAGCGGCTCGAACTTCCGCGAGGGCGAGACGTACGTCCAGCGCATGGAGCGGCTGGTGAAGTCCATCGAGCAGGCCCTCGCGCCGAAGGGGGGCTGA